One segment of Salvelinus alpinus chromosome 1, SLU_Salpinus.1, whole genome shotgun sequence DNA contains the following:
- the LOC139567735 gene encoding uncharacterized protein, producing the protein MVRTLNNMEELRGSGFGRPWPRHGLKLLFWFAKDYIVIKNDNQIVANYNPNKGDFGFHHFQNRLQCDNNICKKLLPDGGYPFYEVGNLHLPASDSMPEYVRKGYTHHIDTSNMDRLIISMRPDMIVDKVYVTQHEDLRNFAPLNTYCISRELLMIICGHPLSNFLEQAGYSTHEQNVIMYQGIAPRESGDTKIDMEGGSRAPPRAPPRVPPRAAPGFWESYCTIL; encoded by the coding sequence ATGGTACGAACATTGAACAATATGGAGGAGCTGAGAGGTTCTGGGTTTGGTCGTCCCTGGCCGAGGCACGGACTCAAGCTCCTTTTCTGGTTCGCCAAAGATTACATCGTCATCAAAAATGACAACCAGATAGTTGCAAATTACAACCCCAACAAGGGAGACTTTGGTTTCCATCACTTCCAGAACAGACTTCAGTGTGACAACAACATCTGCAAGAAGCTGCTTCCTGATGGTGGCTACCCATTCTATGAGGTGGGCAACCTCCACCTCCCAGCATCTGATTCCATGCCTGAGTATGTCAGGAAGGGTTACACTCATCACATAGATACCAGCAACATGGACCGCCTCATCATCAGTATGCGTCCAGACATGATAGTGGATAAGGTCTATGTGACCCAGCACGAGGACCTGAGGAACTTCGCCCCACTCAACACATATTGCATCAGCAGGGAGTTGCTCATGATCATATGTGGCCATCCATTGAGTAACTTCCTGGAACAGGCGGGCTATTCCACCCATGAGCAAAATGTAATTATGTATCAGGGCATCGCCCCCAGGGAGTCTGGGGATACCAAGATTGATATGGAAGGTGGATCCAGAGCTCCACCCAGAGCTCCACCCAGAGTTCCACCCAGAGCTGCACCAGGCTTCTGGGAaagctactgtaccatactgtaa